Sequence from the Meleagris gallopavo isolate NT-WF06-2002-E0010 breed Aviagen turkey brand Nicholas breeding stock chromosome 22, Turkey_5.1, whole genome shotgun sequence genome:
TGCCACAGCTCAGCCCCCTCCTGCCCTTCTTTCTGTGTGCTCACAAAATCAGTTCAGCTTTTTCCATTCCTAGCAACAGTCACTTCTATGGGCTTTGTGTTATTTCAAACATacctgcttttctgtctttctgctttttttcagaTTGCAGAAGGAATGGCTTTTATTGAGAAGAGGAACTACATTCACAGAGACTTGAGAGCTGCCAACATTCTTGTGTCAGCGATGTTGGTCTGCAAGATTGCAGACTTTGGGCTGGCCAGGATCATTGAAGACAATGAGTACGTAGCTCGGGAAGGTACgagagctgctgtgggagcCTGACCCCTTCCTGGGATGGTGAAGGGCTGTGGGATTCCCTAAGAGCCCCTCATCAATGTGCAGCCTTGGCAACAGGGACCCAGGGAGAGACATAGTGCAATGAACAGATGAGTGAAAGCCCCTCTCATTTGCATTGCTCCGTatcttcctcttctgtttgtttcttgttcCCCATATTTCACTACCAAATTCTCAGCATTTGGGTTTTAGCTCATGTTTCTCATTGGATCTCTTGAGCCAGGTGCCAAATTTCCCATTAAATGGACTGCACCAGAAGCAATCAACTATGGATCTTTCACTATAAAATCTGACGTCTGGTCCTTTGGGATCCTCCTGACCGAGATCGTTACCTACGGGCGCATCCCATACCCAGGTACAGAGGTGAAATTCCTGCTCTAACCCAGTTCCAAAAGATGTGCTCTGTGTTCTGGGCTCCAtctatggggttttttttctccatgaagtTAGATCACAAAAAGCAGAGGCAATGGCAAGGAATTTGAATCTCACACTGGAAACAGAGCTCAGAGATCTCAAGGTCACAATTATTTGTGTTTATAGCACCTAcccttgtttttctgcttcctgcagaagAGCTTGTTTGGAAGCAGAATTTCAGTTCAGGGCTGATAGCTGTGCCAGGTGTTTTTGGGAAAGCTCAAACAATCTGTATATCATCATCATTAGTAAGTGTTCTCTATTGTATGCGAATTGCTTCTCTGGTGCCTTTTTTCATTGGAAAATGACTGTACCTGGAAAGTAACCATTGCCACAACCCATCCATGAAGGCTAAGGAGTGGCTTAAAGTGTTGTGGGGGATGGACCAACTCTGCCATTGACTCTATCTTGTTTTTATCAGTGACACAGGGAAGACTGGCTTATTAAAGCTTCAGCAGATGGAAAAATGCAGCCTTTATTTCTTGGGAATTCATACAAAACAATTACGATTCCCATCTGATCTGCTCAAATGGGGTACAAAACTGCAGGTGACAAGGGATGTGGCATCACCATTACTGGCACGTTTCCCTGAAGAAGAGCAGGATCTTCCCTTCCCCTGTTCCTCCAACCTATCCTTTCTCTCCACAGCGACGTTGCCCAAAGGATGGGGGTTgggttttgtgtgtttgttactttttaaagaaatcagtgGCAGCCCCTGAAATATTCTGCCCCACTTCTGTAGGGATGTCGAGCGCGGAGGTGATCAGAGCTCTGGAGCACGGCTACCGCATGCCCCGCACAGAAAGCTGTCCTGAGGAGCTCTACGATGTCAtgatgagatgctggaaaaCCAAACCAGAGGACCGTCCCACCTTTGAGTACATGCAGAGCATTTTGGAGGATTTCTTTACTGCGACAGAGGGCCAGTACCAGCAGCAGGCATAGAGCAGAAAGTGTGGTGAAGGCAGCAGAGAGCACTGTGCACgccatcccagcagcaccacacgCACCCTGCTCCTCCCTGTCCCACTTGTGGTGTTCAATGTGTGCCTTCCTCATCTGCCAGCCCGgtacagaaaatgaagactTCCAGATGTGGTCTGGCTGGGCACAAGGGGCAAAAGTGGAGCAGTTCATTTGAGCCTCTGGgtacagcactgcagcacttcaTCTCATCCCTGCCCCGGGACTCTGAGGAGGTGTCACAGAACCACAGCTCCCTTTGGGTGTCCCACACGCTTCTCGTGGTGCTTCATCTGCTGAGCGTGAGGAATGCACGTGTAGCGGGGCTGATTGCACCTCAGTGAtatcatacaatcacagaaccacagaacacGGTGGGATGGACGGGACCCACAAGGATCGCTGAGCCTCTCTGGGCCCAGGGCTgccatcagcagcactgcagggctttGCACGACGAGCAACGAATGTTCCTTACACACTCATTTTGTCCTTACACACTCATTTTGTCCTTACACACTCATTTTGTCCTCCTGGTTTTCTTAGTATTTAAGGATGTGGCATCCGGGGAAGAAGAAGAGAGGGAGAATTATTTTTGCACAGAATGTCCCCTCCTTCTTACAACAGAGAGACAGcgatttttgttttctcctcacaTAAACAAACACCGCTGTTTGCTGGCTTTAATATCTGCTTTGAGACGCTTCTGTTTGTagtcaataaaatatttacgCCACCCCACAGCCgcagccctgtccatggcaCCACCTCAGCTCTGTACAACCGGGCTGAAACAGGAGCAGAGCCGCCCCGGCCTCAGCGCAGCCCCGCCATGGCCCGACCGCGGCGGGCTGGGCCAGGCTCCGCAGGGGAGAGATGGTGTCAATGCCCTCACACAAGATGGCGCCCGCGGCGTCGCGCCCGTCCTCAGCGCGAAGGCCGCTGCCCTCAGTAAAGATGGCGGCGCGGCTCGCCCTCATCCCCAGNNNNNNNNNNNNNNNNNNNNNNNNNNNNNNNNNNNNNNNNNNNNNNNNNNNNNNNNNNNNNNNNNNNNNNNNNNNNNNNNNNNNNNNNNNNNNNNNNNNNGCGCCGCCGGCCGCCCGCACCCCACGGACAGAGGGACCCGTCATCCGCATAGACCTCCCCAGGAAGAAGTACCCGGCCTGGGACGCCCATTTCATCGACCGGCGCCTGCGAAAGACCATCCTGGCGCTGGAGTACGCCTCGCCCAGCACCCCGCGCCTGCAGTACCGCACAGCAGGAGTGTCCCAGGAGCTCCTGGAGTATGAGACCACCGTGTAGGGCAGGGGCGTCCCCGGCCGGGCTGTTCCGTCTCTTCGCAGcgttttgcctttcttttcgGTTTGCCGGCACTTAGGGGTGGCCGTGCCGAGCGCCCCGCGGGCAGGGGCCGGTGAGGTCCCTTGGTGCTATCCCCCCACGGGCTGGCCGTGCGCCGGGGGCTCGTCCTTGCCAAAATACCTCACCTGTGCCTGAGCCGCCAGGTCGGTGGCACAGGGTGGGGGCTGCGGGGTGCACGGGAGCAGCCCGTTTGGTGAGGGGCTTTGGGCACAGCGGGACGTAGCACGGGGGAATGTGGAGAATGTGGGTGCTGGGGGAGAGCCATGGGGCTGAAGGGTGTGGAGTGGGGCTGTACTGGAGTCTGGGGCTCCTGTCGACCTCAAGTAGTGCGTGGCATAGGGCCGGGGCAGCCCCCCTTGTTCTCCTTCATTTCAGCCTCAATTCCCCCGCACGTGTTCCGGCTGTTCCCCCACCCCCTGGGGTCACTGCTCCATGCATGGGACAGAGATCCTGGCCCTGAGGCCAGTGGTGGGAGGCACAGCACCTCTCCACTCCCTCCTGCCCTTCTGGGAACCACTTCATTGCATTGTGTTGGTTTTCACCAGACGGGTGACATTCTGTGTGACATTTTCTACCTCCACTGACGCTGGTGGGGCAGGGCTTGGCTGGCACTGGGAGGACTGTGCAAGGCAGTGGTGATGTGCCCGGGGGCTCCCCAAAGTCACATTCACTCTCATTCATTCTTCTCTCCATTCCCCAGCCGGGATCGTCTCCATCCACCCCCCATCAGCATCAGCCCCCCACGCTCAGCAGTGGGAACCTGAGCCAGGACGATGCCCCCAGCCCCCTACTTCCTCCCcagaggagcagggctgccctgggCTCTGCATTTGAATGTGTGCGTGGCTTGGTCCCAGCCCGCAGTGCCCCCTGCCCTAAGGGCTGTGCTGAATGTACCCCCACCCTGTGTTTGtgccctgtgtgtgtgtgtgtgtgtgtgtgtgtgtgtgtttgcagctgGGTTCGCAGGGCAGATCTGCTGTCCTCTGGACACACATCCCACCCAGAGCCCCTCACAGCCCCGGTGCCTTCCTCCAGCCCCGGTGTTCCTGCGGTGTCCCATGGTGCTGGGAGGTGCCCATCGGGCtgcattgcttttgtttcccaTTTCTCCGTAGCTCGAGGGATGAGTGCAGGCTGGGGTGGGCCACGTGGGGTCACTGGTGCTAACTGGTGCTATCTGAATGCCTCGGAACCTTTCTGGAGGAGGgcgcagagcagagctgggtcTGGGCAGAGGGCTGGGCCCCCCTCCCCCGCGACCCTCACTCCTCCTCTACCACTAGGAATGGGCAAAAAATCCCACTCTGTCCCACCGAGCCCCAGGACAGCCCCAGCCGAGTCCCAGCAGAGGAGGCAGCCCTTATCCTCAGGGAAGTGTAATGGAAGACGGGACCTAGCTGGGCATGGAGCAGCCAGGTGCCAGCAGCTTGGAGCATCCCAGCCACCGAGTAGTTGCTGTGCTGGTGCCATGCTGTTGCCACATCAGTGCCATGCTGGTGCTggatgctgcagccctctgcccGTGACCGCCATGTGGAGCCACGCCACCTGGGCTGAGGTGCAGCCCGTGCCCTTCCCAGGGGCACAGGTCATAGGGACTCTTTTCTATGCACTCATGCCACGGTACCCTCAGACCCGGGCTGCTCCCATGTCGGGATCAGGGCAGAGGCTgcagtgtggggctgtgtgggaTGGCACATGGCCACTCCATTGCTTTGTCCTCATGGCCCCCGAGCCTGGTggctccccagccctgctccagccaGGCTGAATGGGCAGTGCCAGGGGAATCAAgcccagctggcagcagtgaCGATGGCAGCAGTGTCAGGACAGCAGCACTTGCTGGGGTTGCACCAAGAGGGCTCGAGCTGGGGTTgagctggggaaggggaagCTCTGAGAGACCTCAGTCCTGGCGGGGAAAGCGGGACCGCCCCAAGTTCAGGGAATGGGGGATGCAGCTCGGACCAAGACCGGGCCCCGCTGCTCTGGGCTGGGGCTGTTTCTCCCCAGCAGGGACTGAGGGTCTCAGCCACGTCCCCCCCTGGTGCTTGGGACCTGGGATCCCGGCTGTCATGTACTGTAAATACTCTGTGTGCCACCTTCTTCTCTGGGACCCTTGGCACGGGCAGGGGATGAGCGAGAGACCGGGGTCTGACCGAGACTTTTTTGTATACCACAAactttttgtatatttttaattttgctgcaaCATGAGATATTAAATTCATTTCAATAAGCACTGCCTGCTAGAGCCTTTTCCTTGCTGGCTCCTCCGGCTCTCCCCAGCCCCCCCCATGCTGTCAGGCTCAGGGCCTTGAAGTGGAGCTCCCAGGATGCTGGGGACATTTGGGAATAGCTGTGGATGAGCCACCTGCTTGGGACCCTCAGCCCTGCTGTCTCTGGCagggaaggggtgtgtgggcAGGATGTGATGTGCTGGGGAGGAAACTGCTGGACACAGCCCCGTCGCCAGCGATCCCAGTCCAACCTCCTCCATGCCGGGGGGCCCTATTCACCATCTGacccccagtcccaaagcagGGGTCCGTGGGCTGCCCTAGGGTCAGAGAGCTTTGGGCATTGCTGTGTGGCCTCAAGATGGAGTCGTCCTCCATGCCAGGAGGCAGACAGGGGTCCTTGGGATCCCCGTGGTAGTGAGGGGCAGGGGCTGATCTGCTGCATAGTGCACAGGTACCTCAGCTCTTGTTCTGGACCTGGTCCAGACCCAGTCCCAGCCCCATACTACCCACAGTCACTGTCTTGTACCAGTCCCAGTCTCAGTTCCATGCCAGTCTCATACCAGTTCTGGTCCCAGTCCCAGTCTCAGTCCCAGTTCCAGCACCAGTCCCAGCTCAATCCCAATCCCATATCAGTTCTGGTCTCAGGCCCAGCCCAGACAAACTCCAGTTCCACTGTCAGTCCCAGTCCCAGCCCAGTCCAGCCCAGCACCCGCGGAGGGGCAGGAACTCACATCCGAGCCATTCTGGTGGAGTTTCCGACAGGAAAACAACAAAGGCGTTGGACAGAAAGGACGGCAGCAGCGCCATGGACTGCGAGAccaagaaagggaagaaggtgTGTGCGTTCTGGGGCCATGGCTCCTTGGGTCTTGGAGTGCCGGGATGAGGGTTGGGAGATGGGGGGGTCCCCTCGATGCTGTGGTTGAGCCCCCCAGGTTTCAGGGGAATCGAGCAGGGAGGAGCTGCGTTGATGTGTGCCCACACCCCGCAGGGCTTCGTGTCGCCCATCCGACGCCTGGTGTTCCCCAAGGCTGCACGGAGGGCAGCTCTCCGCAGCAGTGTCTACCGGCGGCCGCTGCACTCAGTGCCGCTGTACCCCCCCGACTACCTGATCGACCCCCAGATCCTGCTGCATGACTATGTGGAGAAGGAGGTGAAGGTAAAGTAGGGGGTTACCTGCAAGGGCTGGGAGTGTTTCTGGTCCCCTTCTGCCCAGAGACTgggagagcagggaggtgcAGGTGTGCTCCCCATGGCCCTGCGTTTTATTCCTCTTGCATACCGGGGGGGCCGATTTTGCATCCCAAAAGTACCCCAGGCTCTGTCCTCCCAGTTTTTGGGCCACTTGACCTGGGTAACAGCCTCGCTGAACCCCTCCAGCCGGGAtgaggtgctgcagctgctggacaCTGCCAGGGTAAGGGAGTGCCCAACACTCCATTTGTCACCCCACAGTGCTACCCCACAGTAGCATCAAGTCCCCACACCCCAGAATGTTCCCTActtgcagcagctgaaggagctgccTCTGCAGACGACCCCGGAGCAGGACAGCATCCTGAGCCTGTCTGCCCGCTGCCTGCTGCTCACCTGGCGTGACAATGAGGAGCTGATCCTGCGCATCCCCACGCATGAGATCGCCGCAGCCTCCTACCTGCGTGACGATGCCTTGCACCTCCTCATCCTCAAAACAGGTGCAGGCACCCCACTGCAATACAGCTGGCCCCAAGCACCTGGCACCCTCATGCGATGGGGAGGAGCCAGCTCCATCTTCTGACAGGGCATCACCACGTGCAGCAGCTGCCCACTGCTCCCATTGCTCCTGCAGACAGCTCCCAGCTGTTccctcagccccagctgcaCTTAATGGCAGCAGGAGAGGATGTGGGAAGTGCCCCCCGCCCTCACTGCATCCAGCCCAGATGAGGGAACAGGGGCTCTGGTGCTCAGCAAACCCAGGCTCAGCAGCAAGCCACAGCCAGGCTCCTGGGGAGGGGGCTGAGCCCCAGACTGGGCATGGGTGCATCCCTAAGCCCACCCAGTCAGTGGGATGGGGCAGGCCTGAGAGCTGGCGTCCCCGGTCTGATGCCCCGACCCTCCTCGCTGCCTCCAGGCCTGGGAGTGGACCCAGTCCCCGCTGGCGCATACCCCGAAGCGGCCCCGGTGCCGGAGGTGCTCCCGGCGGAGAAGCGCTCGGGGANNNNNNNNNNNNNNNNNNNNNNNNNNNNNNNNNNNNNNNNNNNNNNNNNNNNNNNNNNNNNNNNNNNNNNNNNNNNNNNNNNNNNNNNNNNNNNNNNNNNCCGGCGGTACCGGCTGCGGGAcggctgctgggtgctgtgcgCCCTCCTCGTCTGCTTCGCGGACGGCGCTTCGGACCTGTGGCTGGCGGCCCACTACTACGTGCGGGGGCAGCGGTGGTGGTT
This genomic interval carries:
- the LOC104914105 gene encoding cerebral cavernous malformations 2 protein-like, which translates into the protein MDCETKKGKKGFVSPIRRLVFPKAARRAALRSSVYRRPLHSVPLYPPDYLIDPQILLHDYVEKEVKFLGHLTWVTASLNPSSRDEVLQLLDTARQLKELPLQTTPEQDSILSLSARCLLLTWRDNEELILRIPTHEIAAASYLRDDALHLLILKTGLGVDPVPAGAYPEAAPVPEVLPAEKRS